From the genome of Oryza glaberrima chromosome 1, OglaRS2, whole genome shotgun sequence:
ggttttatttgtaaaatattttttactgaGTACGCATAGTGCAAAATTATATTACATGTCATAAGGTAGCTGACACCTCCACTCTCCTCCAATGctacttttctttctttgctctttctctctctcatttctgGATTGCTGGAAGGCTTTGGAATTTCATCAtcattttttcccctcttaTAATCAATGACTCAATTCTCCTCTCtcaattttgtctttttttctcgATCCAATGATCATTTGTTCACCAGAATATGTGGCTCATCCTGatagtattttaaaatttacttTTTACAAGGTAAGATATATATTTGTGAGGGGAGAGAATTTAAGTCACACTGTTGAATTAATTGCCAACTACCGGAAGGCCAGCCCACCAAAAGTTGCTGGCTTCATGGTTGGAAATCAAACACATTTCCCTCGCTAGGGGTAGGACCATGTCAAAATGgaatttctaacaaaaaaaaaacaaaaattaaataaattttgactGAACTTGAACAAGTATAGCAGAATAGAAAATTGAAGTTTTTGACCATAAAGAATCCCCGCGGGAGGAGCGATCGATAAACCGTTGGAAGgtcatcgtcttcttccttcaGCGAATCCCAGTGGCCAGTAGCAAATCCCCAGCATCCATCTATCTGGCGTTTCGATTGCTGACCGATCTATTGCTGATTGATCACTGCAAATAAAAAGGATTAATTCTGTCGGCCAAACGATTCGCAGATCGATCGAGAGTCGGTGAAAAGTGGCAGCTGATTTGGCCTAAGATACGTGACTGAAGACTGGAGTTATCTCAATGGACAATATGGGCCAATTTAACCCCGGGCGTGTCGGTCTGAAGGCACCTTGGCGTTGCCACGCCATCATCTCTTGGTAGCCTGTAGAGGAACAGGTAGATACGTATATCTTGCATCACATTTGATCACATGACAATATATGTGACATATGCATCTGGGATCGATGATAGTATTATGCTGAGTTCGAACCACGTGTACTCAACCTTTCTCTCTAGCATGGAAAATGAAGTAGCTCGTTGCGTATGATTAACTAAgtattaagtattagctataaaaagttttaaaattggATTAAtaatatgaattttcaaagcaccttttgtatatataaaatatttttataaaaagcGTACCGTGTAACCGTTCATGAAGTGGGCACATGAAAAATGAGAGGGTGCAGTTGTTCAAAATGCGCGCTTAGACGGCTCTGGTACTTGTTCgttagagcaaatttaatagtatagccaactattgactccaaattatctatagtcaatttaatagtcaattcatacaatattaCCTATAAACATGTACTACATCACTAATGTCTGGTCTcactgtcggagatatgggcccgggggtatgcgaagtGAGGGGAATTCACCTTCCCATCCTGTCGCGTGGCCCTACAGCCTAGCCTTACTCCCGCACCTCGCGAATCGCAGAAGCGGccggggggcctcggggtgccacgtcatgcccctcgggcccttgcgctgttttgccccgaggccctcgcccagctgCCGTGTGGCGGGGGGAGGAAGCGGGGAGGGGGCCCAGGCTGAACTGCTTTTAATGCGCGcagcgccccaactgccccttgccgcatttaatgcagtaggggcagacgtgcggcgtgcTCGACTGGCGCACGTCAGTCAGgaatgaccggtctgtgaccggctgTCGCCGGTCACGTCTGACTGGATGGACGGCCGTGCCCCCACGTCGCATCTGTCTCCGGCGAAGTGGTGGTAGGTATGACTGGTCCCATCGGAGGGGTCATTCGGAGCTCTCTCCACGAGAgggcggccaccacaagtctgcacccattaatgagggaatgacagggctacCCCCCGTGTCAGGTGGGGGATGGCGCTGGGTCCCGCTCAAGGGCGAGCAGCGGCTTGgcttccaggcgaaggcacgGATTGTGTTTCGGTCAAGATAGGGTGGGTCCCCACCCTGTAGAAGAGTAgatagaggcggtgcatgtggtatccccttgagctataaaaggaggaccttgcccaccgaagAAAGGGACGACTCTCAGAAAACCTGAGCTCTAGGAGAAGAAAAGCAAGAACGCTCTCCGaagtttaggaacccttgtacTCTCAACCTAaatcccacacacaggagtagcgtattacgctccatagcggcccgaacctgtataatcttgtTGTGTACACGCTGCCTAGCAGCCTTCAGGGCGGGTACGTGATTTCTAGAGGCAAGCTCTTtcccctggccgaactcacaaaaggggatCCCACggtctcccgctagagaggttTACACCTCGacacccacctatcatacacacatgcatcttatgctgcagctggctactaATTTATAATCCGCTgcttttagggcccctttgaatcgcagggttgaaaaaatggaggaaaaggaaaaacacaggattctatagaaattgaagtgtaaaacagaggattgcaaaacacatgaaaaacacaggaatggtcgtttgattggagcgtaggaaaaacgcagaaatcggatgagagagatagactcaaatggaattttccaagaggttagagctcttgctatattttctccaaaatccacatacaatgtgccattccataggaatttcataggatttggaaaattTCAATCCTTTAAATCAAATGGCCAagtaggaaaatttcctataggatttgaatcctatgaaattcctagataaatcctttgattcaaaggggcccttatcttttttcttttatcttcttaaaatatgtttatagctgatttatagtatgctattgtagCTGCTCTTAGCTAGTTTTACTATAAGTTGTCAGGAAAACGAGTGCTCTACTCCCTGcgttccaaaaaaaaccaaccttgGTATGGATGGGACACTTCCTAGGACAACGAATAAAGTGTCCCATCTATATCAaggtttggcttttttttttttttttttttttttttttttttgactgagggAGTACATTCGACCCACTGACACACGCAGTTAAGTGAATATTTTCTGACGGGCTACAGTGAACTGAAGGAAGTGGAGAGAACAGAGAAAACAGAGTTTGGCGCTGCCAACTTCAGCAGCGATTCTACTGTAGTAGTAGGTAGCAGATTTGAAACGTTAGATCAAGAAATAGGCAAATCAGATTGACGGCTGCTGTACATGATCTCAACTCAAACGAGTAGAAGTTTATATACGCATCTAAACCATAAAATGGAGTGATTGAATTAATTAAATAAGGTGAGCAACATAGACAGAAGGGAATGgtcctatatactccctccatctcaaaatatttgacaccgttgacttttttgaaaatatttgaatattcgtcttattaaaaaaatttaagtaattattaattcttttcctatcatttgatttattgttaaatatacttttatgtatatatatagttttacacatttcacaaaagtttttgaataagacgaacggtccaacatatttaaaaaagacaacggcgtcaaacatttagggaatgagggagtactattataatatgtttcttttttttttatcgttgCATCAAACAAGCTAGCATTTGTTCCCTTTATATGATGGTCCGCAACTCATATGCCTTTCGATGGCTGAAAGACACAATAAAGATGCCATTATTAATTGTCTGCTTTTCTTAAGACTCATAAATGTATTAAATTAAGGTTTATCACAAAGTGCATAATAGGATTGATCTTATAGCTGTTAAGACCTACGAAATCATGCAGAAAGGAAACATGCATTCGTTCAACGAAATTAATACAAAGTATCTGTACTCTGGGTAACCATAGATGAAAATATGTCTTCAAGTGGCTTTCTAAGTAGGTTTTTTAAGTCAACCtataatttgtaatttgtagtCATTCGTTCTTCGACGTCTATAATAATTGACTTTAATTTCTTAGAAGCAAAGGCTAAAATAAATACTATTATTAAAGAAAAGGAATTAGTATATGCACCGACGGTCTAAATCAAAGCATCCAAGGACATGCttgaaatataattaattaaaaaccaTTGATTATTAGCCAGGCCCTTGAGATGTGCACGTGTCTAAAACGATCAATTAATAAATTTTGACGCATAACAGAATAAGCCTTGCGACGTACGTCCTTCTTTGAAGCATCGTACGTAGCACCTAAACCACATTAGAGGATATGGACATGTGTACAGCTCGAGACATTTCTTTACCAACTTCTCTCCTATGCATTTGTTTGATTCTGTTAAATGTTAGTATGATGTGTTCTTGCACAACTCTAGGATGACTTTAGAAATAATCTTCTTTGATTAATATTATTACATTCTAGCTAGTACTCACTGGCTGATCCATAATCTTCTAGACCAGCTTAATTACGTATGCCTAATCGTTGAAAGATTTTGTACCTAGCTAGTGATCCGGCACGCTAGCAGGCTCACTGTGTTAGTCTTCATTAAATTTCATACTTGTTTGAatttaacaaaagaaaaggctttTCAATCTTTCAAGAAAAGTCAATCAGAATTTGAATAGTTTTCCTAGTACTACTAATATTAGGAGCGCAGCGCGCGCAATAGCGCTACcataattttccttttttttatatatatataaggaatAACTTTCTATAATGAGTTAATATAATTTGCTGAGAGAACAATTATTGGAGAAGTGAGATGTTGAGAGTTGAACCATCATGTACTCATGTGTTACTGCCTTAATTACGTACTGAACACGAGCTAAAGGATAGTCGCGTTTCCTCCTTTCTAAGTTATTCTTCCGGTAGATTTCTTGGCATGGCCAGGGTTGTTATGGTTAGGTAAATATATACTATTATGTTAGTGCAAGCAAAGTATGACTTCATGGTCAAACTAATAATATACTTGGACGTTTAACAAACAATTAACATGATTCActtctttgtgtgtgtgtatatgttcAGGTgcgtactatatatatattgaaaaaaaaatcgtcggTACTAACAAAACGAACATAAAATTCTTGGCATTTTACACAAGTGGGAGAATGGACCTGTAGATTTCCACTAACAACTTCTGTTCGGTCAGCTGATCTCCAGTCAAATGTAGTAAAAGTTAATCTAAAGAAAATGTAGTAAATGTTTTATCTTGAGGAGAGATAGTTCTCTATTATTACAGCTTCTAATGGGGATCGAAATCATGCACATCATCACATTTCATATCTCTATTGATATGATCCTCTCATCAAATTAAGATTATAAGAGCTTTGTAAAATTTTAAGCTCTGGCTTGGTCTGCAATCACTTTCTTCAATTTTTAATACCTCAACAACAATATCACAAAATCTTTCAGGAAAGGAGCATGATTGTTCAGAACTAAATTTATTAGCTAGTACATTCAGTAAGATTTGATAATGCGCATTggatatgtaattttttttttctctttgatgTTGAAAATAATTGCTCGAGAGTTCATTTCTGCTTCATATATAGCATCCATGTGAAATATGCCAACTTTCGATCTCACATGAACCACCTCTTACTCAtacaaaaggaaaacaaaacttAGAAACTGCAAGATGGGGTCACCGTGGTCATCTATGCAAACAAATGAACTAAAGCAATTTACATGAGCTAATTTTGATATAAATTGGTTTTCCTTGACCATCCCGGCAGGCTCAAGTACCACACCTGAGGAATCAGGTTTCAACGAGAATTAATTgttcaagaagaaaaaaaaaggattagcAGCATAGTTAGCTTTATATCTGTTTTACATCATTACCATTAATTTCTCTGGGCATGCATGCTTTCCTCAAAGAAACACAAGGAAAAAATTAAGATAAGTTCCAGAGAGAGATACAATCCAGAGAGTTGCATGATTGCCACATTCAAATATTTGAGCTACTGGACACGGCACTGCTAACTTGTTTATGACAagccctttcttttttttttttcactttcctttttgcttttagattgcCCTTTCCCTTTACATCCATGCAGAAATTTGTTGTGCAAAAAGCAGATGCCTATAGAATAACTTGGTTACCGGGAAACAAGGCCATCAGTCCCTTGAGACCCTATAGCTAACATATATACACTGCCCTGCAACAATATATACTTTtacagcaatatatatatggtggccACAttgcataaaagtatatataaaatCGTAGTTGTTAAGGTGGCAAAACCAATTATAATGGCCTATTGCTTATCAAAGCTGCAAAAGGGGAACAAGCTGCCTTGAGCCACCCCAGCTAGCTATCTGTGCTTACTTCTTGTTGCCCCACACAAAGGCACCAATTCTATTTCCATAGAATATATTGCCCACACCACATGTTGTTCATTGTTGAAGGCACCAAGCAACCCCTGTCTAGCTTCCTCTACCATCCCTTATATAAATACCACCCCTCCTGCTCAACCTCTCTCACCCATCATCACTGCACCAAGCTAGTCTCAAGTGCTCAATTTGCTAGCTATCTTTTGCTTAGCCATGAGTGCAGCAATGGCTGCCTTTGCCTTCCTAATCGTCATCGCCATCGTCTTCCCCCTCGCATCCGCGTTCCCTTCCCCTCCTGTTTCATGGGGCCAGCAGCAGCTAGACCCTCACTTTTACGACCACTCGTGCCCACAAGCACAGCAGATCGTGGCATCTATCGTCGGGAAAGCGCATTACCAGGACCCCCGCATGGCCGCATCCCTCCTCCGTCTTCACTTCCATGACTGCTTTGTCAAGGTACATAGTTacatataggaatttttttttctctaaagaGCCATAAAAAGACCTGTATCTCTTCCCATTTTATATGGAGGAGTTCATTAATTGTACAATACAATGGCTCGATGAGTGAATTACAAAAAATAATGCATTTGCAGGGCTGCGACGCGTCGATCCTGCTAGACAGCAGTGCGACGATCACGAGCGAGAAGCGGTCGAACCCTAACCGGGACTCTGCGAGGGGGTTCGAGGTGATCGACGAAATCAAGGCGACGTTGGAGGCCGCTTGCCCACACACCGTCTCTTGCGCTGACATCCTTGCCCTCGCCGCGCGTGACTCCACCGTCATGGTATTTTCTAGATATCCCTATtacattttcttttcatattcGAATAGTTAGGTTAATTGCTTTTATGAATgtagtgcatatatatgttgagaATATATGCTTTTGCATTGTCTAAAAAGCTTGCCGCGGATTTGGATTGACTGCAACTTGTTGTGTGTACGTATAATATGCATCATGTCGGACTTAGTCAGCCAGTAAGCTAAGCTAGGTCTGTACACGCACTGAAGGACATATTCATTCTTGTTTCCACACTTTACTTATGTACAGATTATGTGTAAGCTTTTCAAAagatggtttatatatatatgcccataATGTTTTTCCTAACAAATCTCTCTATGGTTGGGAACACATGGCATAAAAGTATAGTATCTCTCGATCTCTTGTGTCGAGCtatttggatgggccctgcatGCAGTGCACTATAGCTACAGCGTATAGTTCCAGACCCAGTCTAGAGCTAGCTATGACAAAGTAGAACACCACCATTATTCACCAAAGCAGCTAGGAGTACTTAGCTATCTCCATGTGTTGTTGTGTAGAAGGAAAAGGATAAAGCTAGCAATGCAAAGTCGACACGAAGTAGGGTCACATTGCTCGGTAAAGCATATGCAGCGCCAAAGCTATCTACagttcctctctttctctctctctctcgctctctctcacaaaacaaaacgaaagcTATCTACAGTTACAAAATAACAAAGCATTGGCCATTGGGCGTCATGGTTAAAGGCGTAGTAAATTAAAAGTGACAAAGTATATGTACCACCtgggtttttatttatttttgactAAAACGTCGTTAGCTAAAGCTTGGGTTTATTTAAGAGAGTTAGTTATATTAACATGTGCATCATCAATTAATTGGTGTGTGCGTGCGTCATTGTTGTGGACGATATAATTAACAAACCTCAAGGGTTTCCTTTCGATAAGCTTGAgttcatattaattaattgctctTTTTCTATGTGCTTAATTATGAACAAATCTTAAAAAGGTTGATTTTAAGGACCACAGaaacatattggagtttatttaCCAACTCCAGCCCCTCAGTTGAAGAATTGTACTGAATGGCATTAGGCTTAAATTAACAAACAAATATAGTATCTCTCAATTCCTTTCAAGAagaacagcaaaaaaaaattctcttaatTACGATGATCATTTTGATGTAAGTATTATAAAATTCTGTGGATGCTCATAGGGTAGGACGTACTTATATGATCATAGGGGTTAGTGTGTATACACGCGTGTATATGTGAATCATCATGTGTTTACGGAAAGAATTATTTTGGGCCGGTTTAATTTAATTGTCTAGGCTCATGCACAACATTCAGTTCTCATTGGTTCTGAATCTGCCAATCTTTTTTCATGACAATACATACCAAAATGAAAACCCTTGCTTGCATTGCGTGTGCAGACCGGAGGCCCCGGGTGGATAGTGCCGCTGGGGAGGAGGGACTCGCGTGGGGCGAGCGTGCAGGGCTCCAACAACGACATCCCGGCTCCCAACAACACCCTCCCTACCATCATCACCAAGTTCAAGCTCCAGGGCCTCGACATCGTCGACCTCGTCGCCCTCCTCGGTATATATATTATGTCGCATATGCACCACGCAATTTATAATATCTATcctttatatatattgttacGACTTAACCTATTTGTCAGTGACTGTTGTTATATAGCGCGAGtgactatatatatagcttgtcGGTGACTATTTGCAGTAACTTTCACATGCTTATTTAGGTTTAGAGCACTTAACTAggtagcctttttttttatctccatcTCTCTAGCTAGGACTTgctccgtcaaaaaaaattaatcttgtattggaagagacattttctagtataacgaatctggacaagaaAATGTCTCATCCAATCGTAGATTGGTTTTAttgtaggacggagggagtaggaagcTAGGTAGAGTTGATGCCTTAGCTCGAAGATGCATGGTCCTAGTAGGACGCAACATGCATGGCTTTTGACCTGTCCAAGGACACCGTCAATCCATGCAACTGATTGGTACCTCTCACAAACTGTAGCTTGTGTCACATGTTGCACCCAAATACATAACCACCGTTGAAATATATATGAGCTCGGTAGGCAGGAGCTAGCTAGAGAGCAGCAGCACCTCGATCCTCATATGTCGTATCCAGAAATCACCGACACATTTCAAGACCTAAATTAACACCTACTATCTGTCTAAACAGACAGAAGCGTAGGCTGGTGCCACAAATCAATCATTTCCCAACCAACATCGCGACACAAGTGCTAAAACTTTATGTATATGAAAAGGGATTTGTTTTAGTCCagcaaaaagtatctcgaggtatcgGTATCTCATGATACTAAATTACTTTTGATTGTCCAATAATCGGAAACGAtttacctcgagatacttttagCTAGACCGGGACAAATAATCTCATATGAAAAATGTCCAAAATGATATCCATCTATCCCATTCACTGATCGACAGAGAGAATtaatctgcatatatatatatatatatatatatatatatatatatatatatatatatatatatatatatatatatatatatatatataaaatattttggcTGAATTTGCAGTAAACTGAATTAGACTTGACGACGTGTGTGAAGAAATTGTCGTAATTAATTATCTGCTATACGTGCATAACAGGTAGCCACACCATCGGCGACTCCCGGTGCACGAGCTTCCGGCAGCGGCTGTACAACCAGACGGGGAACGGCCTGCCGGACTTCACGCTGGACGCGTcgtacgcggcggcgctgcggccgcGGTGcccgcgctccggcggcgaccagAACCTCTTCTTCCTCGACCCCGTCACCCCCTTCAAGTTCGACAACCAGTACTACAGGAACCTGCTCGCCCACCGGGGCCTCCTCAGCTCCGACGAGGTGCTCCTCACCGGCGGCAACCCGGCCACGGCGG
Proteins encoded in this window:
- the LOC127760523 gene encoding peroxidase 72-like gives rise to the protein MSAAMAAFAFLIVIAIVFPLASAFPSPPVSWGQQQLDPHFYDHSCPQAQQIVASIVGKAHYQDPRMAASLLRLHFHDCFVKGCDASILLDSSATITSEKRSNPNRDSARGFEVIDEIKATLEAACPHTVSCADILALAARDSTVMTGGPGWIVPLGRRDSRGASVQGSNNDIPAPNNTLPTIITKFKLQGLDIVDLVALLGSHTIGDSRCTSFRQRLYNQTGNGLPDFTLDASYAAALRPRCPRSGGDQNLFFLDPVTPFKFDNQYYRNLLAHRGLLSSDEVLLTGGNPATAELVELYAANQDIFFAHFAQSMVKMGNISPLTGGNGEVRTNCRRVNHNY